Proteins encoded in a region of the Lycorma delicatula isolate Av1 chromosome 6, ASM4794821v1, whole genome shotgun sequence genome:
- the LOC142325999 gene encoding uncharacterized protein LOC142325999, translating to MYPLLLMLILHTCAALPPLFEGPFIRSPSLFPSVADGWPSLNILHDFDSDWFMPFPATGPRPVVTKPPSTGSGTTESAECRAVSDVSGLSFPPHSEIPTDGLKPEEILKNEVKQTTYLCKDKDDNEFYMLRTHAVFATHNIHNEQSTANYYSKKDNKPLVIGKDLNLDQTKLWEIVDSQEQQKEQEDEKPSSFASAFSSPFGLHSYWPSPKRWWHPYAAYEAVKQECEKHDELKSVEYPKIEVEDSVLGDKVVKKDVKHETFLCTESTNKTKYFLLKTTIDVSTKSGSTFSRVQSISHPADSDGNPLTDTDGSSHPKILSDTLSAVSQSFSTSSSKSKYNK from the exons AAGAAGTCCCAGTTTGTTTCCTAGTGTCGCTGATGGGTGGCCATCGCTTAATATTTTACACGATTTTGATTCTGATTGGTTCATGCCGTTCCCAGCAACCGGACCAAGACCTGTAGTAACAAAACCGCCATCGACTGGAAGTGGAACTACTGAATCTGCAGA atGTCGAGCAGTGTCCGATGTATCTGGCTTAAGCTTTCCACCTCACTCAGAAATACCTACAGATGGTTTGAAGCCGGAAGAGATATTAAAGAATGAAGTAAAACAGACAACATACTTATGTAAAGATAAAGATGAC AACGAATTTTACATGCTTAGAACTCATGCTGTGTTTGCAACTCATAACATTCATAATGAACAGAGTACGgctaattattattcaaagaaaGATAACAAACCTTTAGTTATCG GAAAAGATTTGAATTTAGACCAAACTAAATTATGGGAAATTGTCGATAGTCAAGAACAACAAAAGGAACAAGAAGATGAGAAACCTTCTTCATTTGCTTCGGCTTTTTCATCTCCATTTGGACTTCATTCTTATTGGCCTAGTCCTAAAAGATGGTGGCATCCTTATGCAGCTTATGAAGCAGTCAAACAAGA gtGCGAGAAACACGACGAGTTAAAATCAGTCGAGTACCCAAAGATCGAAGTAGAAGATTCAGTACTTGGAGATAAAGTAGTAAAGAAGGATGTTAAACATGAAACATTCCTCTGCACAGAATCAACAAAC aaaacaaaatatttcttgctTAAGACAACGATAGATGTTTCAACAAAGAGCGGAAGTACATTCAGCAGAGTTCAAAGTATTTCTCATCCAGCTGATAGTGATGGTAACCCGCTTACTGATACTGACGGTTCCAGTCATCCAAAAATATTGTCTG ATACATTATCTGCAGTGTCTCAGAGTTTCAGTACTTCTTCTAGCAAATccaaatataataagtaa